In Nicotiana tabacum cultivar K326 chromosome 2, ASM71507v2, whole genome shotgun sequence, the following proteins share a genomic window:
- the LOC107776070 gene encoding serine/threonine-protein phosphatase 7 long form homolog: MVDSSEDALIMEEREELMVSLVDYEQVIPIIRVAHFLKPTLPSAEKFPFFPSRPNIQELRRSTSLKVQFRCGVSVSHLMKWAIWVNKLKPLYQEIWKKAGIFEAITASTFKIYLHNDLIIALAERWSAETNTFILPWGEATVTLEDMAVLGGYSVLGHCVLNPIKTKESVEMEKTIREAYKVIRARKKNVTQPVWMEHFTGKGDHLEHVAFLTLWLSRYVLPSRSYFKVHGALFPVAIHLSQGIPVALAPAVLASIYRDLRLLKQFIISSASSRCNQDKSDPLFRAPLQFVQLWAWERFSSLQPKPSIICSGEPRLARWHNVKKINCVDPRSAIDSATDLFLWRLYTIDTVKNWDIHKFYKEREAYVVAGPKVGREILIFARLIRASELVGMDCVEKYLPHRVSMQFGFDQDVPGCANHTSDTPKIAWSNYDRPITDDKLYIPSRLFESDVTR; the protein is encoded by the coding sequence ATGGTGGATTCATCAGAAGATGCATTAATCATGGAAGAAAGAGAAGAGCTCATGGTTTCACTTGTTGATTATGAACAAGTAATACCCATTATTAGAGTTGCCCATTTTCTGAAACCAACACTACCCTCTGCTGAAAAGTTCCCATTTTTCCCTTCTAGACCCAATATTCAAGAACTGAGAAGGAGTACTTCACTAAAGGTCCAGTTCAGGTGTGGTGTTTCAGTTTCACACTTGATGAAATGGGCTATTTGGGTCAATAAGTTAAAACCTTTGTATCAAGAAATATGGAAGAAAGCTGGAATCTTTGAAGCTATTACAGCTTCCACATTCAAGATTTATTTGCACAATGATTTGATCATTGCTCTTGCTGAGAGATGGAGCGCAGAGACAAACACATTCATTTTACCATGGGGAGAAGCAACTGTTACTTTGGAGGATATGGCAGTTTTGGGTGGTTACTCTGTTTTGGGCCACTGTGTCTTGAACCCTATAAAGACCAAAGAGTCTGTTGAAATGGAAAAAACTATTCGCGAGGCTTATAAAGTTATTAGAGCACGTAAAAAGAATGTTACTCAACCTGTCTGGATGGAACATTTTACAGGAAAAGGTGACCATCTGGAGCATGTAGCATTTTTGACCCTTTGGTTGTCAAGGTATGTGCTTCCTTCTAGAAGTTATTTTAAGGTGCACGGAGCTCTATTCCCTGTTGCAATTCATCTTTCTCAAGGAATTCCAGTGGCACTTGCCCCTGCTGTTCTTGCTAGCATTTATAGGGATTTAAGGTTGCTTAAACAGTTTATTATATCTTCAGCTAGTTCTAGGTGTAACCAAGATAAGTCAGATCCTCTCTTTAGGGCTCCTCTTCAATTTGTTCAGTTATGGGCTTGGGAGAGATTTTCCAGTTTGCAGCCTAAGCCTAGTATCATTTGTTCCGGGGAGCCAAGATTGGCTAGATGGCATAATGTGAAAAAAATAAATTGCGTCGATCCTAGGAGTGCAATAGATTCTGCAACAGACTTGTTCCTGTGGCGTCTTTACACTATTGATACTGTGAAGAATTGGGATATCCACAAGTTTTACAAGGAAAGGGAGGCATATGTGGTGGCTGGACCAAAGGTGGGAAGAGAAATCTTGATTTTTGCTCGACTTATTCGAGCTTCTGAACTAGTTGGAATGGATTGTGTAGAGAAGTATCTCCCACATAGAGTATCAATGCAATTTGGATTTGATCAAGATGTGCCCGGCTGTGCAAATCATACCAGTGATACCCCAAAAATTGCATGGAGCAATTATGACAGACCAATTACAGATGACAAGCTCTATATACCTTCCAGGCTCTTCGAATCAGATGTTACCAGATGA